In Prosthecomicrobium sp. N25, a single window of DNA contains:
- a CDS encoding bifunctional sugar phosphate isomerase/epimerase/4-hydroxyphenylpyruvate dioxygenase family protein, whose translation MKTSTATVSIAGDFRDKLKAIAAAGFDGIEIFEQDFIASDLTPREVGAMVRDHGLEILLFQPFRDFEGLPEPHRTRAFARAERKFDLMQDLGTDLMLVCSSVHPEALGGVDRAAADFRELGERAAKRGLRVGYEALCWGRIVDDHRDAWEIVRRADHPAVGLILDSFHSLARRIPVDTIRRIPGDRIFFLQLADAPAIEMDLLYWSRHFRNMPGEGDLDVVGFTRAVMATGYDGPWSLEIFNDQYRSALPRMVATDGHRALVNLMDRVRTAEPAVASALPQIPAPSRVEAVEFVEFATSAAEAPPLEELLATLGFERAGRHVSKAVTLWRQGDVNLLVNTETTGFAHSAYVTHGTTVSEIALRVGDAAAAMARAVALGSEPFEQAIAPGELQIPGVRGVGGSVLRFVDGRTDLGRLWEVDFRIERPGPRPGVGLTRIDHIGQTMPYGEMLSWALFYQAIFDAGKSPMVDVADPDGLVRSQAVATPGKALRVTLNGAETGRTQAARFIAESFGSAVQHIAFATGDIFATAEALARRGFQVLEFGANYYDDLDARLGLDPDLLARLKAARIMMDRDARGTFLQLYSRSQSGGLFFEVVERQGGYDGYGAPNAPFRTAAQRRLARPTGMPRA comes from the coding sequence ATGAAGACATCCACCGCCACCGTGTCGATCGCGGGCGACTTCCGCGACAAGCTGAAGGCCATCGCGGCCGCCGGCTTCGACGGCATCGAGATCTTCGAGCAGGATTTCATCGCCTCCGACCTCACCCCCCGCGAAGTCGGCGCCATGGTCCGCGACCACGGCCTGGAGATCCTGCTGTTCCAGCCCTTCCGCGACTTCGAGGGCCTGCCCGAGCCCCACCGCACGCGCGCCTTCGCCCGGGCGGAGCGCAAGTTCGACCTCATGCAGGACCTCGGCACGGACCTGATGCTGGTCTGCTCCTCCGTGCATCCGGAGGCCCTAGGCGGCGTCGACCGGGCCGCGGCCGACTTCCGCGAACTCGGCGAGCGGGCCGCGAAGCGCGGCCTCAGGGTCGGCTACGAGGCGCTCTGCTGGGGCCGCATCGTCGACGACCACCGCGATGCCTGGGAGATCGTCCGCCGCGCCGACCACCCCGCCGTCGGCCTCATCCTCGACAGCTTCCACAGCCTCGCCCGCCGCATTCCGGTCGACACGATCCGCCGCATCCCGGGCGACCGCATCTTCTTCCTGCAGCTCGCCGACGCCCCGGCCATCGAGATGGACCTCCTCTACTGGTCCCGCCACTTCCGCAATATGCCCGGGGAGGGCGACCTCGACGTGGTCGGCTTCACGCGCGCCGTCATGGCGACGGGCTACGACGGGCCGTGGAGCCTTGAGATCTTCAACGACCAGTACCGCAGCGCCCTGCCCCGCATGGTCGCCACCGACGGTCATCGCGCCCTGGTCAACCTGATGGACCGCGTGCGGACCGCCGAGCCCGCGGTGGCCTCCGCCCTCCCGCAGATCCCCGCCCCCTCCAGGGTCGAGGCGGTGGAGTTCGTCGAATTCGCCACCAGCGCCGCCGAGGCCCCGCCGCTCGAGGAACTCCTGGCCACGCTCGGCTTCGAGCGCGCCGGCAGGCACGTGTCGAAGGCCGTCACGCTCTGGCGCCAGGGCGATGTCAACCTGCTCGTCAACACCGAGACGACCGGCTTCGCCCATTCGGCCTACGTGACCCACGGCACGACCGTCAGCGAGATCGCGCTGAGGGTCGGCGACGCTGCCGCCGCCATGGCCCGCGCGGTCGCCCTCGGCTCCGAACCCTTCGAGCAGGCGATCGCGCCCGGCGAACTCCAGATCCCCGGCGTGCGCGGCGTCGGCGGCAGCGTCCTGCGCTTCGTCGACGGCCGCACCGATCTCGGCCGCCTGTGGGAGGTGGATTTCCGCATCGAGCGCCCGGGCCCGCGCCCCGGCGTCGGCCTGACCCGGATCGACCACATCGGACAGACCATGCCGTACGGCGAGATGCTGAGCTGGGCGCTCTTCTACCAGGCGATCTTCGACGCCGGGAAGTCTCCGATGGTCGACGTCGCCGATCCCGACGGGCTCGTCCGCAGCCAGGCCGTCGCGACCCCCGGCAAGGCGCTCCGGGTGACCCTGAACGGCGCCGAGACGGGCCGCACCCAGGCCGCCCGCTTCATCGCCGAGAGCTTCGGGTCAGCCGTGCAGCACATTGCTTTCGCGACCGGCGACATCTTCGCCACCGCCGAGGCGCTCGCCCGCCGCGGCTTCCAGGTGCTCGAGTTCGGGGCGAACTACTACGACGACCTCGACGCCCGCCTGGGCCTCGACCCCGACCTGCTGGCCCGCCTCAAGGCGGCGCGCATCATGATGGACCGCGACGCGCGCGGCACCTTCCTGCAGCTCTACAGCCGCAGTCAGAGCGGCGGCCTCTTCTTCGAGGTGGTCGAGCGGCAGGGCGGCTACGACGGCTACGGCGCGCCCAACGCCCCGTTCCGGACCGCCGCGCAGCGCCGCCTGGCCCGCCCGACGGGCATGCCGCGCGCCTGA
- a CDS encoding dihydrodipicolinate synthase family protein, with protein MRLDHTAAGVYAIAATPFTPDGALDRPSIDRMTDFYKACGVTGLTILGIMGEAPKLEPEESLAIVRQVVARAGVPVIVGVSAPGFAAMRSLARASMDAGAAGVMIAPTPSLRTDDQIVTYFGQAVEAIGEDIPWVLQDYPLTLSVVMTPDVIRRIVMASDSCVMLKHEDWPGLEKISALRRMQAEGRLRPLSILCGNGGLFLDFEMDRGADGAMTGYAFPDMLADTVRLARAGERDAAHDLFDAHLPLIRYEQQQGIGLAVRKYVLQKRGAIAHDAQRKPGAALSATARQEVDYLLARLARRDPRAAL; from the coding sequence ATGCGATTGGACCACACCGCGGCCGGCGTCTATGCCATCGCCGCCACGCCCTTCACCCCGGACGGCGCCCTCGACCGCCCGTCGATCGACCGCATGACGGACTTCTACAAGGCCTGCGGCGTCACCGGGCTGACCATCCTGGGCATCATGGGCGAGGCCCCGAAGCTGGAGCCGGAGGAATCGCTGGCGATCGTCCGCCAGGTCGTCGCCCGGGCCGGCGTGCCGGTGATCGTCGGGGTCTCGGCCCCCGGCTTCGCCGCCATGCGCTCCCTCGCCCGCGCCTCCATGGACGCCGGGGCGGCCGGCGTGATGATCGCCCCGACGCCCTCGCTGCGGACCGACGACCAGATCGTCACCTATTTCGGCCAGGCCGTGGAGGCCATCGGCGAAGACATCCCCTGGGTGCTGCAGGATTATCCGCTGACCCTGTCGGTCGTCATGACGCCCGATGTGATCCGCCGGATCGTCATGGCTTCGGACTCCTGCGTGATGCTGAAGCACGAGGACTGGCCGGGGCTCGAGAAGATCTCGGCGCTGCGCCGCATGCAGGCCGAGGGCAGGCTGCGTCCGCTCTCGATCCTGTGCGGCAACGGCGGCCTCTTCCTGGATTTCGAGATGGACCGCGGTGCCGACGGCGCCATGACCGGCTACGCCTTCCCGGACATGCTGGCCGATACCGTGCGCCTGGCGCGGGCCGGCGAGCGGGACGCCGCGCACGACCTCTTCGACGCCCACCTGCCCCTGATCCGCTACGAGCAGCAGCAGGGCATCGGACTGGCGGTGCGCAAATACGTGCTGCAGAAGCGCGGCGCCATCGCGCACGACGCCCAGCGCAAGCCCGGCGCGGCCCTGAGCGCGACCGCCCGCCAGGAGGTCGACTACCTGCTCGCCCGCCTCGCCCGCCGCGACCCCCGCGCGGCGCTCTGA
- a CDS encoding adenylate/guanylate cyclase domain-containing protein, which translates to MNENGESVRSLLRGHEIEAERLIAWVRLSVAGVLLATVVVARNLLDVAPPDAAHRLVPVLIAFIVLMLAAGAASLWVATPARWRRAYAFLFAAGDMILVAGILLLSTTTAGLPPAMVYAVPASFFLPVALALGALRLDAAVRLFSVGLLVAVVIGLSLAASLFADPGVVAPPARYFDTISMVARTIMLVMVGVVAAVSGRRATRLVHRAIEDARRRARLERFLPREVASDLSRDENGGLRTGRRGVATVVFVDIRGFTARAESMDPATLSRFLTSFRRRIAEAAAGAGGIVDKYIGDGALIVFGAPLPLADDAARALAFARDLSRRIADWNRDLAEDPVRIGIGLHRGEIFSGVIGDEDRLEFTILGDTVNVASRIEAATRALDREILLSDAAATAAGARPGELQDLGPLQVRGRSRPVVVYGLAADALAPRTA; encoded by the coding sequence TTGAACGAGAATGGCGAGTCCGTCCGGTCCCTCCTGCGCGGGCACGAGATCGAGGCCGAGCGGCTGATCGCCTGGGTCCGCCTCTCCGTGGCGGGCGTCCTTCTCGCCACGGTCGTGGTCGCCCGCAACCTCCTCGACGTCGCGCCCCCCGATGCGGCCCACCGGCTCGTCCCGGTCCTGATCGCCTTCATCGTCCTGATGCTGGCGGCGGGGGCCGCATCCCTGTGGGTGGCGACCCCCGCGCGCTGGCGGCGCGCCTACGCCTTCCTGTTCGCGGCCGGCGACATGATCCTGGTCGCCGGGATCCTGCTGCTCTCCACCACCACCGCCGGCTTGCCCCCCGCGATGGTCTACGCCGTGCCGGCCTCCTTCTTCCTGCCGGTCGCGCTCGCCCTGGGTGCGCTGCGCCTCGACGCCGCGGTCCGCCTCTTCTCCGTGGGGCTCCTGGTCGCGGTCGTGATCGGCCTCTCGCTCGCCGCCTCGCTCTTCGCCGACCCGGGCGTCGTGGCGCCGCCGGCCCGCTACTTCGACACGATCTCCATGGTGGCGCGGACCATCATGCTGGTCATGGTCGGCGTGGTCGCCGCCGTCTCGGGACGCCGCGCCACCCGGCTGGTGCACCGGGCCATCGAGGACGCCCGCCGCCGGGCGCGGCTGGAGCGCTTCCTGCCGCGCGAGGTCGCGTCCGACCTGTCGCGCGACGAGAACGGCGGCCTGCGCACCGGCCGGCGCGGCGTCGCAACCGTGGTCTTCGTCGACATCCGCGGCTTCACGGCCCGCGCCGAGAGCATGGACCCCGCCACCCTGTCCCGCTTCCTGACCAGCTTCCGTCGCCGGATCGCCGAGGCCGCCGCCGGCGCGGGCGGGATCGTGGACAAGTATATCGGGGACGGTGCCCTGATCGTCTTCGGCGCGCCGCTCCCGCTCGCCGACGATGCCGCCCGGGCCCTCGCCTTCGCGCGCGACCTCAGCCGCAGGATCGCGGACTGGAACCGGGACCTCGCGGAGGACCCGGTGAGGATCGGCATCGGGCTCCACCGCGGCGAGATCTTCTCCGGCGTGATCGGCGACGAGGACCGGCTCGAGTTCACGATCCTCGGCGACACCGTCAACGTGGCGAGCCGCATCGAGGCGGCCACCCGGGCGCTCGACCGGGAAATCCTGCTCTCCGATGCGGCGGCCACGGCGGCGGGCGCGCGCCCGGGCGAGTTGCAGGACCTCGGCCCCTTGCAGGTTCGCGGCCGCAGCCGGCCCGTGGTGGTCTACGGGCTCGCCGCGGACGCGCTCGCGCCCCGGACGGCCTGA
- a CDS encoding c-type cytochrome, protein MRKPVLARFLGAAATGAVLAGEPALGGEPAVAPPRSPMVRSIEGDPALGEYLSGECVTCHQLSGNQDGIPSIVGWPAAWMVEALTEFKAHKRPNPTMQTIASRLSDEEIAALAVYFESVIKHPPR, encoded by the coding sequence ATGCGCAAGCCGGTCCTGGCGCGATTTCTCGGAGCCGCGGCGACGGGCGCGGTGCTCGCGGGCGAACCGGCGCTCGGGGGCGAGCCGGCCGTCGCCCCCCCGCGGAGCCCGATGGTTCGCTCGATCGAGGGCGATCCCGCGCTCGGCGAATATCTCTCGGGGGAATGCGTCACCTGCCATCAGCTCTCGGGCAACCAGGACGGCATCCCGTCGATCGTGGGGTGGCCCGCGGCCTGGATGGTGGAGGCCCTGACCGAGTTCAAGGCCCACAAGCGGCCGAACCCCACCATGCAGACCATCGCATCCCGCCTCTCCGACGAGGAGATCGCGGCGCTGGCAGTCTATTTCGAGAGCGTCATCAAGCACCCGCCGCGGTGA
- a CDS encoding c-type cytochrome, translating into MSRFRSAAVAATLVLLAGTGAEAGKLGLGREALPEEVAAWDIDVRPDGQGLPPGRGSVRQGEAIFLEKCAICHGEFGEGAGRWPVLAGGQGTLKGASPEKTIGSFWPFASTVFDYIRRAMPFGQAQSLTDDEVYALTAFLLSMNDVVKDDFVLSRETFRSVKLPNEGAFYMDDRETTERSFWKADPCMTNCKQTVEIVGRARVIDVTPDDKDKSLKVE; encoded by the coding sequence ATGTCGAGATTTCGTAGCGCCGCCGTCGCCGCCACGCTCGTCCTCCTGGCGGGCACGGGGGCCGAGGCCGGCAAGCTCGGGCTCGGCCGCGAGGCGCTGCCCGAGGAGGTCGCCGCCTGGGACATCGACGTGCGCCCGGACGGGCAGGGGCTGCCGCCCGGTCGGGGCTCCGTCAGGCAAGGCGAGGCGATCTTCCTGGAGAAATGCGCGATCTGCCACGGCGAATTCGGCGAGGGCGCCGGCCGCTGGCCGGTGCTGGCCGGCGGACAAGGCACGCTCAAGGGCGCGAGCCCGGAGAAGACGATCGGCAGCTTCTGGCCCTTCGCGTCCACCGTCTTCGACTACATCCGCCGGGCCATGCCGTTCGGCCAGGCGCAGTCGCTGACGGACGACGAGGTCTACGCCCTGACGGCGTTCCTGCTGTCGATGAACGACGTGGTCAAGGACGACTTCGTGCTCTCGCGAGAGACCTTCAGGTCGGTGAAGCTGCCCAACGAGGGCGCCTTCTACATGGACGACCGGGAGACCACCGAACGGAGCTTCTGGAAGGCCGATCCCTGCATGACGAACTGCAAGCAGACGGTCGAGATCGTCGGCCGGGCCCGGGTCATCGACGTGACGCCCGACGACAAGGACAAGAGCCTCAAGGTCGAGTAG
- the soxC gene encoding sulfite dehydrogenase → MSEGATKGMSRRGLLAGLGAGAVAAGAAGAARAGGTPDPAIVEKQDWQQFLGDGVASRPYGKPSRYEAHVVKRDVEWLTAGRESSVNFTPLHELDGIITPNGLCFERHHAGIAEIDPAKHRLMINGLVEKPLVFTMDDIRRMPRTNRIHFLECAANSGMEWRGAQLNGCQFTHGMIHNVMYTGVPLKVLLDEAGLRPAARWIMVEGGDASAMNRSIPIEKALDDCLIAFKMNGEALRPEQGYPLRIVVPGWEGNMWVKWLRRIEVGDQPWHAREETSKYTDLLADGRSRRFTWIMDAKSVVTNPSPQAPLRFRGPNVLTGIAWSGRGAIKRVDVTLDGGRNWRPARLDGPVLPRSVARFYVDFDWQGEEMLVQSRAVDDTGYVQPTKAELRAVRGVNSIYHNNGIQTWLVRGNGETENVEIS, encoded by the coding sequence ATGAGCGAGGGAGCGACCAAGGGCATGAGCCGCCGCGGACTGCTCGCGGGGCTCGGGGCCGGGGCGGTGGCGGCCGGCGCGGCCGGCGCCGCGCGGGCGGGGGGCACGCCGGATCCGGCGATCGTGGAGAAGCAGGACTGGCAGCAGTTCCTCGGCGACGGCGTGGCGTCCCGGCCCTACGGGAAGCCTTCCCGGTACGAGGCCCACGTGGTCAAGCGCGACGTCGAATGGCTGACCGCGGGCCGGGAATCCTCGGTCAACTTCACGCCGCTGCACGAACTCGACGGCATCATCACGCCGAACGGGCTCTGCTTCGAGCGCCACCACGCCGGCATCGCGGAGATCGATCCGGCGAAGCACCGGCTGATGATCAACGGCCTCGTCGAGAAGCCGCTCGTCTTCACCATGGACGACATCAGGCGGATGCCGCGCACCAACCGGATCCACTTCCTGGAATGCGCGGCCAATTCCGGCATGGAGTGGCGCGGCGCGCAGCTCAACGGATGCCAGTTCACCCACGGCATGATCCACAACGTGATGTACACGGGCGTGCCCCTGAAGGTCCTGCTCGACGAGGCGGGGCTGAGGCCCGCCGCGCGGTGGATCATGGTGGAGGGCGGTGACGCCTCGGCGATGAACCGCTCCATCCCGATCGAAAAGGCGCTCGACGACTGCCTGATCGCGTTCAAGATGAACGGCGAGGCGCTCCGGCCCGAGCAGGGCTACCCGCTCAGGATCGTGGTGCCGGGCTGGGAAGGCAACATGTGGGTGAAGTGGCTGCGTCGCATCGAAGTCGGCGACCAGCCCTGGCATGCGCGTGAGGAGACGTCGAAATACACCGACCTCCTCGCCGACGGCCGGTCGCGCCGCTTTACCTGGATCATGGACGCCAAGTCGGTGGTGACCAATCCCAGCCCGCAGGCGCCCCTCCGGTTCCGGGGACCGAACGTTCTCACGGGCATCGCGTGGTCAGGGCGGGGCGCGATCAAGCGCGTCGACGTCACCCTGGACGGGGGGCGGAACTGGCGGCCGGCCCGTCTCGACGGCCCGGTCCTGCCGCGGTCGGTCGCGCGCTTCTACGTCGACTTCGACTGGCAGGGGGAGGAGATGCTGGTCCAGTCCCGGGCGGTCGACGACACCGGCTACGTGCAGCCGACCAAGGCGGAGCTGCGCGCCGTGCGCGGCGTCAACTCGATCTACCACAACAACGGCATCCAGACCTGGCTGGTGCGGGGCAACGGGGAGACGGAGAATGTCGAGATTTCGTAG
- the soxB gene encoding thiosulfohydrolase SoxB — translation MISRREFLQAAAAASTIAGASGLGPLGRAAAQQRLSQAALTAFEPLGNVTLLHVTDIHAQLMPLHFREPSVNLGVGEANGRPPHLTEAAFRAWFKIPAGSPEAFALTSEDFVALARQYGRMGGMDRVAAVVKQIRAERGADRTLLLDGGDTWQGSWTALQTKAQDMVEVMTALGTDAMTSHWEFTYGEERVKEIVDALPFAFLAQNVRDNEWQEKVFEGTKIFEKGGAKIAVIGQAFPRTPIANPRWMIPKWEFGIRDDDLQKEVDAARAAGADAVIVLSHNGYDVDVKMAGRVRGIDVILAAHTHDAMPGVMKVGDTILVASGSHGKFVSRLDLDCGGGKVRGYRYKLIPIFADAIAPDPEMAALVARIRAPYGEVLGRELGRTESLLYRRGNFNGTFDDLIAQAMLAERDAEIALSPGFRWGGTLVPGDAITFEALANATAMTYPACYRTEMTGEMLKTILEDVADNIFHPDPYFQGGGDMVRVAGMGYRIDVGRPMGSRISELTHLKSGQPIEPSRKYVVAGWASVNQGTEGPPIWDVVGRHIERERTIRVEPNRSVKVVAS, via the coding sequence ATGATCTCGCGTCGTGAATTCCTGCAGGCGGCTGCCGCCGCCTCGACCATCGCCGGGGCCTCCGGGCTCGGGCCGCTCGGGCGGGCGGCGGCGCAGCAGCGGCTCTCCCAGGCGGCGCTGACCGCCTTCGAGCCGCTCGGCAACGTCACCCTCCTGCATGTGACGGACATCCACGCCCAGCTGATGCCGCTTCACTTCCGCGAGCCGTCGGTCAACCTCGGGGTCGGGGAGGCCAACGGCCGGCCGCCGCACCTGACCGAGGCAGCGTTCCGGGCGTGGTTCAAGATCCCGGCCGGGAGCCCTGAGGCCTTCGCGCTGACCAGCGAGGACTTCGTCGCGCTCGCCCGGCAATATGGCCGGATGGGCGGCATGGACCGGGTCGCGGCGGTGGTGAAGCAGATCCGCGCGGAGCGGGGCGCGGACCGGACGCTGCTCCTCGACGGCGGCGACACCTGGCAGGGCAGCTGGACGGCGCTGCAGACCAAGGCCCAGGACATGGTCGAGGTCATGACCGCCCTCGGCACCGACGCCATGACGAGCCATTGGGAATTCACCTACGGCGAGGAGCGGGTGAAGGAGATCGTCGACGCGCTCCCCTTCGCGTTCCTGGCGCAGAACGTGCGCGACAACGAATGGCAGGAGAAGGTCTTCGAGGGCACGAAGATCTTCGAAAAGGGCGGCGCGAAGATCGCCGTCATCGGCCAGGCCTTCCCGCGCACGCCGATCGCCAATCCGCGCTGGATGATCCCGAAATGGGAGTTCGGCATCCGGGACGACGATCTGCAGAAGGAGGTCGACGCGGCGCGGGCGGCCGGGGCGGACGCGGTCATCGTGCTGTCCCACAACGGCTACGACGTCGACGTGAAGATGGCGGGCCGGGTCAGGGGCATCGACGTAATCCTGGCGGCGCACACGCACGACGCCATGCCGGGGGTCATGAAGGTCGGCGACACGATCCTGGTCGCCAGCGGCTCGCACGGGAAGTTCGTCTCGCGCCTCGACCTCGACTGCGGCGGCGGCAAGGTCCGGGGCTACCGGTACAAGCTGATCCCGATCTTCGCGGACGCGATCGCGCCCGATCCGGAGATGGCGGCGCTCGTCGCCCGGATCCGTGCGCCATACGGGGAGGTGCTCGGCCGCGAGCTGGGCCGGACCGAATCCCTGCTCTACCGGCGCGGCAACTTCAACGGCACCTTCGACGACCTGATCGCCCAGGCGATGCTCGCCGAGCGGGACGCCGAGATCGCGCTGTCGCCCGGGTTCCGGTGGGGCGGCACGCTGGTGCCGGGCGACGCGATCACGTTCGAGGCGCTCGCCAACGCCACCGCTATGACGTACCCGGCCTGCTACCGGACGGAGATGACCGGCGAGATGCTGAAGACGATCCTCGAGGACGTCGCCGACAACATCTTCCACCCTGACCCGTATTTCCAGGGCGGGGGCGACATGGTGCGGGTGGCCGGCATGGGATACCGCATCGACGTCGGCAGGCCGATGGGCAGCCGCATCTCGGAGCTGACACACCTCAAGTCCGGCCAGCCGATCGAGCCGTCGCGCAAGTACGTGGTCGCCGGCTGGGCGAGCGTGAACCAGGGCACCGAGGGGCCGCCGATCTGGGACGTGGTCGGGCGGCACATCGAGCGGGAGAGGACGATCCGCGTCGAGCCGAACCGGTCCGTCAAGGTCGTGGCGAGCTGA
- the soxZ gene encoding thiosulfate oxidation carrier complex protein SoxZ, whose protein sequence is MTTKAQPRVRVPAQAKAGEIIEIKSLISHEMESGQRKDAEGKQIPRKILNTFQASFDGKPFFTASWFPSISANPYQSFFFKATRSGEFKFTWRDDDGSIAEHVAKLTVA, encoded by the coding sequence ATGACCACCAAAGCTCAGCCGCGCGTGCGCGTCCCGGCCCAGGCCAAGGCCGGCGAGATCATCGAGATCAAGAGCCTGATCTCCCACGAGATGGAATCCGGCCAGCGCAAGGACGCCGAGGGCAAGCAGATCCCGCGCAAGATCCTGAACACCTTCCAGGCGTCCTTCGACGGCAAGCCCTTCTTCACGGCGTCCTGGTTTCCGTCGATCTCGGCCAACCCCTACCAGTCGTTCTTCTTCAAGGCGACCCGGTCGGGCGAGTTCAAGTTCACCTGGCGCGACGACGACGGGTCCATCGCCGAGCATGTCGCCAAGCTGACGGTGGCCTGA
- the soxY gene encoding thiosulfate oxidation carrier protein SoxY, translating to MEFKEARWTRRQTLAAGAIAAFAAALAPRLALATEADVAGELKKLYGDKSFAEGRIKLDIPQIAENGLVVPLNIDVESPMTEADHVKAVHVFADGNPLPQVLTYQFTPESGKASASTRIRLAQTQNVICVAEMSDGKLFTAKANVKVTIGGCGG from the coding sequence ATGGAGTTCAAGGAAGCGCGGTGGACACGCCGCCAGACTCTCGCCGCCGGGGCCATCGCGGCCTTCGCGGCCGCGCTCGCCCCCCGGCTGGCTCTCGCCACCGAGGCCGACGTCGCCGGAGAACTGAAGAAGCTCTATGGCGACAAGAGCTTCGCGGAGGGCCGCATCAAGCTCGACATTCCGCAGATCGCCGAGAACGGGCTGGTGGTGCCGCTCAACATCGACGTGGAAAGCCCCATGACGGAGGCGGACCATGTCAAGGCCGTGCATGTCTTCGCGGACGGCAACCCGCTGCCGCAGGTGCTGACCTACCAGTTCACGCCCGAGAGCGGGAAGGCCTCGGCGTCGACCCGCATCCGCCTCGCCCAGACGCAGAACGTGATCTGCGTCGCCGAGATGTCGGACGGCAAGCTCTTCACCGCCAAGGCGAACGTGAAGGTCACCATCGGCGGCTGCGGCGGCTGA
- the soxA gene encoding sulfur oxidation c-type cytochrome SoxA yields MKQHVMRTAAALALAVALMPSGAGRAQEAGSSEAEIQRYRDMISDPMSNPGFLAVDRGEVLWSTKRGTKDASLETCDLGEGPGKLEGAFARLPRYFADADKVMDLEVRLLWCMDKIQGLDTKEVVARRFSRPGVASDLEDLTAYVANKSSGMKYEAQLKHPREKEMFEAGEAMFFRRSGVMDFSCATCHGETGLRIRTTNLPDFAKPGKTAQESMGSWPTYRVSQTALRTMQNRLWDCFRQQRLPSVDYGSDIVTALSLYLVARADGGEILVPSIKR; encoded by the coding sequence ATGAAGCAGCACGTGATGAGAACCGCCGCGGCGCTGGCCCTGGCGGTGGCCCTGATGCCGTCCGGCGCGGGCCGGGCCCAGGAGGCCGGGTCGAGCGAGGCGGAGATCCAGCGCTATCGCGACATGATCAGCGACCCGATGTCGAACCCGGGCTTCCTGGCCGTCGACCGGGGCGAGGTCCTGTGGTCGACCAAGCGCGGCACGAAGGACGCCAGCCTGGAGACTTGCGATCTCGGCGAGGGACCCGGCAAGCTGGAAGGCGCCTTCGCGCGCCTGCCGCGCTACTTCGCCGACGCCGACAAGGTCATGGACCTGGAGGTCCGGCTCCTGTGGTGCATGGACAAGATCCAGGGCCTCGACACCAAGGAGGTCGTCGCACGCCGCTTCTCCCGGCCCGGCGTCGCCTCCGACCTGGAGGACCTGACCGCCTACGTCGCCAACAAGTCGAGCGGGATGAAATACGAGGCCCAGCTGAAGCATCCCCGAGAGAAGGAGATGTTCGAGGCCGGCGAGGCCATGTTCTTCCGCCGGTCCGGCGTGATGGACTTCTCCTGCGCCACCTGCCACGGCGAGACCGGCCTGCGCATCCGCACCACCAACCTCCCGGACTTCGCCAAGCCCGGCAAGACGGCCCAGGAATCCATGGGCTCCTGGCCGACCTACCGCGTGTCGCAGACGGCCTTGCGCACCATGCAGAACCGGCTCTGGGACTGCTTCCGCCAGCAGCGGCTGCCTTCCGTCGACTACGGCTCCGACATCGTGACGGCGCTGTCCCTGTACCTCGTCGCCCGCGCCGACGGCGGCGAGATCCTGGTCCCCTCCATCAAGCGCTGA
- the soxX gene encoding sulfur oxidation c-type cytochrome SoxX has product MKTRLIPAAAVAAAAVVSIAAGAVADDKAKTHPEPAALAAMMKSSWSKVQPDEWKTRLETDEVQALCNLYRNAPPPDVAAKIQAAAAAGVVYPADGKVVGDWKKGLALANNGRGGQFSDGPDTVNGGNCYACHQMDPKEVSFGTLGPSLTGYGKAKGYAAAAARDAYAKIYNSHTTLACSNMPRFGPSKFLSEAQIKDAVAALFDPESPVNK; this is encoded by the coding sequence ATGAAGACACGCCTCATCCCGGCCGCCGCCGTCGCGGCCGCCGCCGTCGTCTCGATCGCCGCCGGCGCCGTCGCGGACGACAAGGCCAAGACTCATCCGGAGCCGGCGGCCCTCGCCGCCATGATGAAGTCGAGCTGGTCGAAGGTGCAGCCCGACGAGTGGAAGACCCGCCTGGAGACCGACGAGGTCCAGGCGCTCTGCAACCTCTACCGCAATGCGCCGCCACCGGACGTCGCCGCCAAGATCCAGGCCGCCGCCGCGGCGGGCGTGGTCTATCCTGCCGACGGCAAGGTCGTCGGCGACTGGAAGAAGGGCCTGGCGCTCGCCAACAACGGCCGCGGGGGCCAGTTCTCCGACGGTCCCGACACGGTGAACGGCGGCAACTGCTATGCGTGCCACCAGATGGACCCGAAGGAGGTCAGCTTCGGCACCCTCGGCCCGAGCCTGACCGGCTACGGCAAGGCCAAGGGCTACGCCGCCGCGGCCGCCCGGGACGCCTACGCGAAGATCTACAACTCGCACACGACGCTGGCCTGTTCGAACATGCCCCGCTTCGGGCCGTCGAAATTCCTGAGCGAGGCGCAGATCAAGGACGCGGTCGCGGCCCTGTTCGACCCGGAGTCGCCGGTCAACAAGTAG